A genomic stretch from Aedes albopictus strain Foshan chromosome 2, AalbF5, whole genome shotgun sequence includes:
- the LOC134286952 gene encoding uncharacterized protein LOC134286952, with product MERNLENVSEDGLAGAYVLSANQRDTAEELEEHQPEDGTFAVPSGYDSGAAGSSAGSSKKKISKKKLLKELKEAVEKNNYLGEQVTRLSAEQSLADTLRHVRSSTTPEEIPDSRSEAMLISTMSNWTLGTLNIPECTPAEGESEIDKRAYEFWKETLVASLQLVNSADEKAKFGVFKIKAGAKLREIFSTTDSTTAMPDEHTAPFSNALARLDDYFGSRNYILSQRGKLMNLCQLPSESSVEFVRRVASAAKLCNYGNDEEMEAVVRVVTTGASDSRIRILARRNWVKQGSMKGLIDQVREHEQEQSFKRKDFFDQIGVVIGVLGERHEVVAARDVEEEVSTKECHETSAVAASTAAAVGGAVVFFINHPRVQTPAKHATRVVERVTSLECVRQSECRNFGTDHGNDRLIRKIGAYRGKLRPSKTQGWMMRLLTRYEKPKKIQNSSCLIKAKVAGIDIEFMIDSGAQVNTVTKLSFSKIVADELASSKILALSSNTDQPLKGYGSNDPIKVVAVFSAELFVSEDRPVMVEKFYVVDELRALLGFNTAVRYSVLDIGLTVPVRYQRLSFNRGNSNIALVESASRPAEFPKFNVPPITLKYNTDMPPSRNVYTNIPIAFKELTKQKLSDLLISGIIEEVTPDMDRSFCSSLLVVPKGRDDIRLVIDLRGPNRSIHRTPFKMPTFETILMELHGAEWFSTIDLKNAFFHIELHENSRHLTNFFAGDGIYRYKRLPFGLCNAPDIFQEVLQTVVLAGCEGVVNYLDDMMIFGKTKEEHDRNLAKVMECLKNHNVMINEEKCKFGQKSVDFLGFLVSSDGWKLADDKIAALKNFRSPATIAEVKSFLGLINFIERFIPHRAQRTWRLRELAKGDHFYWDNDLEKEFEFLKNDAWKTVTSLGYYSRFDETELYVDASPFGLGAVLVQFDKDHQPRVIACASKTLTPVEQKYPQTQKEALAMVWGVEKFSMYLMSISFTIRTDAEANEFIFGGLHRIGRRAVTRAEAWALKLQPYSFTVRRIPGNMNIADALSRLVVQNPPDKSFDDETDDKHLLYFLDTGAMELTWDEIASSSEQDKELCSVKAAIETGQWESGLRRIAEYSHTLSPPRPHGSIIN from the exons ATGGAGCGCAATCTCGAAAATGTGTCAGAAGACGGTTTGGCGGGAGCTTACGTCCTTTCGGCCAATCAGCGTGACACAGCTGAGGAGTTAGAAGAACACCAACCGGAAGATGGAACATTCGCTGTCCCATCCGGTTACGACAGTGGCGCAGCCGGTAGTTCCGCCGGTTCGTCGAAAAA gaaaatttcgaagaaaaagCTGCTTAAAGAATTAAAGGAAGCTGTTGAAAAGAATAATTATCTAGGGGAGCAGGTAACACGACTCTCCGCCGAGCAGAGTTTGGCTGACACTCTTCGGCATGTTCGATCAAGCACAACGCCGGAAGAAATCCCCGATTCGAGAAGCGAAGCGATGCTCATTTCAACGATGAGCAACTGGACCCTGGGAACTTTGAACATACCAGAGTGCACACCAGCGGAAGGAGAATCGGAGATCGATAAACGGGCGTATGAGTTCTGGAAAGAAACGCTTGTCGCTTCTCTGCAGCTGGTCAATTCAGCAGACGAGAAAGCGAAGTTCGGTGTGTTCAAAATCAAAGCAGGTGCCAAATTGCGTGAAATCTTCAGTACAACCGATTCCACCACAGCGATGCCCGACGAACACACAGCTCCTTTCTCAAACGCTTTGGCCCGGCTTGATGACTATTTCGGATCGCGAAACTATATCCTGTCACAAAGAGGAAAATTGATGAATTTGTGCCAACTGCCGTCAGAATCCAGTGTCGAATTTGTTCGTCGCGTTGCCTCGGCCGCCAAATTGTGCAACTACGGAAATGATGAAGAAATGGAAGCGGTTGTGAGAGTAGTTACCACGGGTGCAAGTGACAGCCGCATCCGCATCTTGGCACGTAGAAACTGGGTGAAACAGGGCAGCATGAAGGGTCTAATTGATCAAGTACGAGAACATGAGCAGGAACAG AGCTTCAAGCGCAAGGACTTTTTCGATCAAATTGGCGTGGTAATTGGCGTGTTAGGGGAGCGGCACGAGGTAGTCGCGGCTCGAGACGTGGAGGAAGAGGTTTCAACCAAGGAATGTCACGAAACGAGCGCGGTAGCAGCCAGCACGGCAGCGGCTGTTGGAGGTGCGGTAGTATTTTTCATCAATCATCCACGTGTCCAAACGCCAGCAAAGCATGCCACACGTGTGGTCGAACGGGTCACATCGCTCGAATGTGTACGTCAGAGCGAATGTCGGAATTTTGGAACCGACCATGGAAACGACCGGCTGATTCGGAAGATCGGAGCGTACCGAGGAAAATTGCGGCCATCGAAAACCCAAGGATGGATGATGAGGTTGCTAACGAGGTACGAAAAGCCGAAGAAGATCCAGA ACTCAAGCTGTCTCATTAAAGCCAAGGTGGCTGGCATAGACATCGAGTTCATGATTGACTCAGGTGCCCAGGTGAACACGGTAACGAAGTTATCGTTCAGCAAAATCGTAGCTGATGAGTTAGCGTCATCCAAAATACTGGCTTTAAGCTCCAATACTGATCAACCATTGAAAGGATATGGCTCTAACGACCCTATTAAAGTCGTTGCTGTGTTTTCAGCAGAGTTGTTTGTCTCTGAAGACCGACCCGTAATGGTTGAAAAGTTTTACGTTGTGGATGAACTGAGAGCACTGCTGGGTTTCAACACAGCCGTAAGATATAGTGTGCTTGACATCGGACTGACCGTGCCTGTGCGATACCAACGCTTATCATTCAACCGAGGCAATTCGAACATTGCTCTAGTTGAATCGGCATCTCGACCTGCAGAGTTTCCTAAATTCAATGTGCCACCAATCACGCTGAAATACAACACGGATATGCCACCCTCTCGAAATGTCTATACCAATATCCCTATAGCATTTAAGGAACTAACCAAGCAGAAGCTTAGCGATTTGTTGATATCGGGTATAATAGAGGAAGTCACCCCCGATATGGATCGCTCGTTTTGCTCGTCCTTACTTGTAGTGCCCAAAGGCAGGGATGATATACGCCTTGTAATAGACCTCAGGGGCCCTAACCGAAGTATTCATAGGACCCCCTTCAAGATGCCAACGTTCGAGACAATTCTAATGGAGCTCCACGGCGCGGAATGGTTTTCAACCATTGACCTGAAGAACGCGTTTTTTCATATAGAACTACACGAAAATTCGCGCCATCTTACCAATTTTTTTGCTGGCGATGGAATATACAGGTACAAGAGGCTGCCATTTGGCCTCTGCAATGCCCCTGATATATTTCAGGAGGTATTACAGACAGTCGTGCTCGCCGGGTGTGAAGGAGTAGTTAACTACTTAGATGACATGATGATCTTCGGCAAAACCAAGGAGGAACACGACCGGAACCTTGCTAAGGTAATGGAATGTTTGAAAAACCACAACGTGATGATCAACGAAGAAAAGTGTAAATTCGGGCAAAAATCTGTGGATTTCTTAGGATTTCTTGTATCCTCCGATGGGTGGAAATTGGCAGATGACAAGATTGCGGCACTCAAGAACTTCAGAAGCCCCGCAACCATCGCAGAAGTAAAAAGTTTTTTGGGTCTGATTAATTTCATTGAGAGATTCATTCCTCATCGGGCTCAACGGACATGGAGATTGCGAGAACTGGCAAAGGGTGACCATTTCTATTGGGACAACGATTTGGAGAAAGAattcgaatttttgaaaaacgatGCGTGGAAAACCGTTACCTCACTTGGATACTATAGCAGATTTGACGAAACAGAACTATACGTCGATGCGTCCCCCTTTGGCTTAGGCGCAGTTTTAGTTCAATTCGACAAAGACCATCAACCGCGAGTAATAGCCTGTGCATCGAAGACGTTAACTCCCGTGGAACAAAAGTACCCCCAGACGCAGAAAGAAGCGTTGGCGATGGTCTGGGGGGTTGAGAAATTCTCAATGTACCTTATGAGCATATCTTTCACCATAAGGACCGATGCTGAGGCTAACGAATTTATTTTTGGTGGCCTGCACCGAATCGGCAGGCGCGCTGTAACCAGAGCTGAGGCCTGGGCATTAAAGTTGCAACCGTACAGTTTTACCgtaagaagaattccaggaaacatGAACATTGCGGATGCTCTCTCAAGACTGGTGGTGCAGAATCCTCCGGATAAGTCTTTTGACGACGAAACAGATGATAAACACTTGCTGTATTTCCTGGATACGGGTGCGATGGAACTAACATGGGACGAAATCGCATCATCTTCAGAACAGGATAAGGAGCTTTGCAGCGTCAAGGCGGCCATTGAAACCGGTCAGTGGGAAAGTGGACTTCGACG CATTGCGGAATACAGCCATACGCTCAGCCCACCAAGGCCACATGGGAGTATCATCAACTAA